TACTCCAGGCTGCAGTGCGCGACGTACGGGATCTGGATGGCCGACCGGTTCCGCTCCACGGCCTCGGTGAAGTCGGCGGTGCCCTGCCAGCCCGCCGAAGCTCGTTCGGTGAAGTACTGCTCGATGAACACGCCGTCACGGCGGGTCAGGTGCCGCTCACCGATCCTGGGTGCCTGATTGCGCAGGAACCCGGTCAGGAATGCCGACCGCTGCCCGCGGTCGCGGAGCACCTCGCGCCGCAGCGCCCGGGGATGTGGTGAGGCGATGACCGCGATGCGATTGACGACGCGTGGATGGAGAGTCGCCGTCGCCCAGCAGACGAGGCCGCCGTCCGCGTGGCCGATGAGCGTCGCCTCGGTGTGTCCGAGTGAACGGATGAGGCCATTCGTGTCGCCGGCCAGGGTCCAGCCGTCGTAGCCGCGCGGCGGCTTGTCGGTGTCGCCGTACCCGCGCAGGTCGACGGCGACGGCTCGATAGCCGGCCTCGGTCAGCGCGGTGATCTGATGTCGCCAGCTCCACCAGAACTCGCCGAAGCCGTGCAGGAGCAGCACGAGGGGGCGGTCGAGCCACTGACCGTCGGCTTCCACCGCATGGAATCGGACGCCGTTGGCGCGGACGTCGAAGTGATGCCAGTTGCCGGGAATCCGGACGCTCGATGGGTCAGGCGGCCCCGCCAAGGGTCACCCCCGCGCGGGGTCGTGCGCTCGGGGTAGCTCCGGGTGGTCACCCGATCGCGGGGACGTGGGTGACGACGGTGACGTCGAGGGGGTCGAACCCGGGTGCTTGCCGGGCAGGACGGTCGAGACCTCCTTGACGCTCTCGATCGTCTTCTCCGGCCCGCGGATCTTGCGGAAGAGGATGTATCCGACGAAGCCCATGATCACGGTGATCAGCACCAGGATCAGGAAGACGATGAGGAACGCGAGCCACCGCGGCATCCAGTTGTCCAACAGTTCGGCGAGGAAGAAGAAGAAGAAAAAGCTCGAGTAGAGCGCCATCACCCCGGCGACGACCAGCAGCCCGGTACCGGCACCCGCCTTCTTCGCCTCGCCGACGAGTTCGGCCTTCGCCAGCGCGACCTCCGACCGGAACAGCGTGGACACGCTGGCCGAGGCGTCCTTCACCAGGTTGCCGATCGTCGGCTCGCCGTCGCGGCCGAGGGTCGGATCCGACAGCGGGATGGACGGGACGGATCCGGGGTCCTGCGTGGTCTGGCCGTGCTCGTTGCGGCTCACTGCATCCTCCGTAGCTCGGGTCTCCGGCTTATGTTGCCATGTGGGGTCACGCCAGGTGTCCCCGCATCGCCGCGATCGCCGAGACCGCGGGATCGTCGTCGCCGACGGAACGTCGGAGGATGTCGGCGGCCACCTCGCCGGGGAGCTCCACGAGGGCCTGTGCCAGGCGGCTGCGCGCCGCCGGGGGCGTCGACTCGTCGTCGAGCAGCCGCCCGAGATCGGTGGCCGTGCGGTCGGCGGTGTCGCCGGCGACGGCCAGGTCGCGCAGCAGGTCTGCGGCGTCGACGTCGTTGGTCCCGGTGACGACCATGTCGATGAGCGTCGGGACGGCCTCGGCATGCCCGCGCGCCCCGAGCGCCGTTGCCGCGCGGCCGCGCACGATGGCGTCGGGATCCGGGAGTGCCCGGCGCAGGACGTCGACCACCTCGGGACCGGCGAGTTCGGCGATCGCGGAGACGGCCCGGCGGCGTCTGTCGACGTCGTCGGACTGCAGTCCGATGGCCAGGACCTGCACACCGGCGTCGCTGCCGGATGCGGCCAGTGCCCAGGTCAGGGCGCCGGACACGTTGGGCTCCGACTCGGCCAGGACGGCGTCGGCGATGGCCTCCGGCGAGAGTGGATGACCGGACGTTGCCATGGCGGCGCGGTGGCGGACCATGGCGGAATCCGAACCGAGGTCGCTCATCAACCGCACCGACCGCAGCACGTCCGCCCAGTCGAGCGGGGTCGTCTGCCCGATGCGCTCGAGCAGCGCGAGCAGTTCCTGTTCGCGGGCGATACGCCGGCGCGAACCGTCGATGAGCTCGCCGATCAGCGATGACGGGTCGGACGATCCGGGCGTGTCCAACACCCGCCGGACCTCGGCCAGCGTCAGTCCCAGCGACCGCAGGCCCTGGACCCGGAACAGCCGGCCAATGTCGTCCGCCGAGTACTCGCGGTACCCGCCGGACGTGCGTCCGGCGGGTGTCACGAGTCCCAGTCGGTCGTAGTGCCGCAACATCCGGGTGCTGACCCCGGAGCGCTCCGCGACCTCACCGATCAGCATCGGCAGCCACCGCGGGCGCTCCCTGCAGCGACAGGACCCGCCGGGCGTGATTCACGGCCGCCGAGAAATCGCCGTCCGGATCGTCCGCCAGATGCTCGGTGGCCAGGGCATGCTCGCGCCGAGCCGCGCTCGGGCCGGACCGGGCCGCCGCGAGGGCGGGTGTCGCCGCGTCTCCGAGGGCGACGAGCGCGCGGCTGAGACTACGCTGCACGTCGCGATCTCCGCGTCCGAGTTCGCTCGCCAACTCTGTTGCGAGAGTGGGCTTCTGGTTCTCGGGAACCAGCACCACGGCGGCGCGCCAGGCGCTGCGGGCAACCTCGTCGTCGGGGTCGTGCAACAGTTCCGTCGGGATCTCGCCCCAGACGCT
This sequence is a window from Gordonia insulae. Protein-coding genes within it:
- a CDS encoding HEAT repeat domain-containing protein, yielding MLIGEVAERSGVSTRMLRHYDRLGLVTPAGRTSGGYREYSADDIGRLFRVQGLRSLGLTLAEVRRVLDTPGSSDPSSLIGELIDGSRRRIAREQELLALLERIGQTTPLDWADVLRSVRLMSDLGSDSAMVRHRAAMATSGHPLSPEAIADAVLAESEPNVSGALTWALAASGSDAGVQVLAIGLQSDDVDRRRRAVSAIAELAGPEVVDVLRRALPDPDAIVRGRAATALGARGHAEAVPTLIDMVVTGTNDVDAADLLRDLAVAGDTADRTATDLGRLLDDESTPPAARSRLAQALVELPGEVAADILRRSVGDDDPAVSAIAAMRGHLA
- a CDS encoding alpha/beta fold hydrolase — its product is MAGPPDPSSVRIPGNWHHFDVRANGVRFHAVEADGQWLDRPLVLLLHGFGEFWWSWRHQITALTEAGYRAVAVDLRGYGDTDKPPRGYDGWTLAGDTNGLIRSLGHTEATLIGHADGGLVCWATATLHPRVVNRIAVIASPHPRALRREVLRDRGQRSAFLTGFLRNQAPRIGERHLTRRDGVFIEQYFTERASAGWQGTADFTEAVERNRSAIQIPYVAHCSLEYQRWAFRSQFRPDGARFMELMNQQLHIPVLALRGRDDPYILDHLMAASHRWADHMDYWQIEGSGHFAHQEQPDRVNERLLELLARDPV
- a CDS encoding HEAT repeat domain-containing protein; this translates as MNAKLIAALSATQPSTRLQAALAAGTHPDDTLVDVLVARCAIEPDFFVRDMLTWALTRCRDDVTIPRLVGELTASAPQARSQALHTLSKIGDGSVWGEIPTELLHDPDDEVARSAWRAAVVLVPENQKPTLATELASELGRGDRDVQRSLSRALVALGDAATPALAAARSGPSAARREHALATEHLADDPDGDFSAAVNHARRVLSLQGAPAVAADADR
- a CDS encoding phage holin family protein, with translation MSRNEHGQTTQDPGSVPSIPLSDPTLGRDGEPTIGNLVKDASASVSTLFRSEVALAKAELVGEAKKAGAGTGLLVVAGVMALYSSFFFFFFLAELLDNWMPRWLAFLIVFLILVLITVIMGFVGYILFRKIRGPEKTIESVKEVSTVLPGKHPGSTPSTSPSSPTSPRSGDHPELPRAHDPARG